The nucleotide sequence GCGTGCATGTCTGTGACGTGCAGCAAGGTGACCTGCCCAAGCGGGTCGAACTGCAGAAGCTCGTCCTGGCCGATACGTTGCTGAGCCGCCAAACGGCCAAGGCCGCCCTTGTTGCCGGTCAGAATTGCCGTGGCTGCCGCCACCGTCAGGAAATCGCGCCGTGAAAACATGAGGCTCACCCGCTGCCTGTTATGGGGTTTCGCACAGCTTCATCGCTGAAACGACGCCGACCGGTGTTTCGAAAGCCCGTCTCAATCACAACGTCCGTCTCGCGTATGACCATCTCAATGGCCGGACTCACTGGCCAGACTCGCGGACCGAGAACCGCTTTGGAGAACGGAAAGTCGGTGCTCGCCGGTTAGCTCGCCCAAGCACCGCTCGTGCCATCGTGCTGAGTGACCGGTGCCCGTCTATTGCAAACCTCTACTGGCGCACCGACGGCGCTTCCACCGGCAAACCCATGCCACGCCATGCCAAGTAGAGTTCGAGATTCACGTACTCATCGGATCCATTGGCAAAAGGAACCGAACGAACCTGACGGTTGCAGCCGCGGAAACGGCGATGCAGAGAGCCGATCTTCTGCCATTTCAGCCGATAGGTCGGGAAGCCGTTGCTATGTCCCTGGCTCAGCAGATCGGCACGGATGTACATCCCGTAGTTGGTTTCATGGCAGGTCGAGCAGGCCATGTCGAGTTGGCCCCGGCGCTCGTAGTAGAATTCCTTGCCCTTCTCAAAGAAGGGGGCAGCTTCGCCCTCGATCGACACATCGACCGGCATACCGAGCGACTGGTGGCGCACATAGGCGGTCATGCCCAGAAGTTCATCGGACTCCCACTTCCAAGGCTCCGCCTGCATGTTCTCGGTACGGCAGAGATTGATCCGCTGCTCCAGATTGATCAGCTTGCCCGAAGCCTCGTGATACTTGGGATAGGTTGCACCGACACCTTGCATGGTCTCGGTGGCATCCGTATGGCAGTCGGCACAAGCCTTGCCGGCCTGCCCATCGGCTGTCGACCACAGGTCTTCGGCCTGCTCCGTCCAGATGAAGGCCGGATTCATGAACTCATCGTCCTGCAGCTCACGGGTCTCCGGCGTACGGAAGTAGTAGCCGCTGATCAATTCGGACAAGGGACTGCCCTCCGGCGGCGGCACCGAATTGTAGCTCCCATCCCGATAAGGAATGCCGCTGTCCTGCGCGCTCGCCTCGCCGACAAATGCGGAGACAGCCGTGAGACCGGCTAAGCCACCGAGGGCAAAGGCCCTGCCAAAGGATCTGAAAATCACCCGTCTCTCCCCCTACCTATCGTTCTTCTTATTGCGACCGCTTCGGGTTCTCAGGCTACAGCCCCGCTGCTCGGCCAGCCGGGACTTCGACCGGCCGAGCAGCAGAACCTGAAACGACATCACGTAACGGCCAACTCCTGGCTGTGCGTGTAGATCTCGCCGTTATCGTCGTGCCAGATGAACTCCAGCTCGCCGCTCTCCTCTGCCGTGACATAGAAAGCGACATAGGGATTGGCCGAGATGGCCGGATGCAGGTCGACGGAGAAAACGATCTCACCGTTATACTTGCATTCGAACTTGTTGATGATCTGGCGGGGGATCAACTCGCCGGTTGCACGGTCCTTGCGCTGGCCCGACTCCATCTCATGCGAGATCAGGGTCTTGATCTCCATGACCTCGCCCGCACTCGCGGACTTCGGGGCCTTGACGCGGGGCTTGGGCTTCTTTGCCATCGGAACTCTCCTCCTTACTCAGCCGCCGCAGCCGCCGATGGTGACCTTAACCTCGGCCTGGGTCCGATAGACCTTGCCGTCCGACATCTCGGCGACCGCGACGATGTTCTGGGTCTGCGCCAGACGCATGCGGGTCGAGGCCTCGGCCAGACCGGACTTCGGCGAGAAGTGGAAGCTGACCACGTCCGGACGCGGATTGCCGTCAGCGAAGACGTGCAGGTGCCGGACATAGCTGTCGGGAGTCATGGGGCTGTCGATTGAGACACCCAGCGGGACGGTGTTTCCGTTCTCCGCGATCTGCGGCAGGTCGAGGCGAATAATCTCCGCCCCATCCTCTGCGGTTGCGTCGCCGATCAGCTTGCTCAGCGATTCTTCGACCATCGCCAGATCCGCCTTGGCAGGTCCGGCGGCGATCAAGGCCGCAGCCGCGGCGCTACCGGCTCCGACGGTAACGATGAAGTGGCGTCGGGTGATACCCGCCGCCGTCATCTGCTTGCTCATGCGTTGCAACTCCTCTTGCATCTCGCTTTGGCTGCTGTCCCGTGCCGCGTCTGCATCTTGCCGGCAGACTTCGGAAGCGTTCGCTCGAGACCCCTGTCTTCCTGGTCCCAGCCGCGGCTACTCCTTCAGTGTCTTCAAATAGGCCACGACGTCCTCCACCTGCTGAGCCGTGAGGATCGGCTTGCCCTCGAATTGTTCGGACACGCGGTGCTTTTCCCCGACGTCGTAGAAGGCCGGCATCATGCTGTAAGGATTCAACTCGTGAGAGTTCACCACCTGCATGCGCAGTTGGCCTTCGTCGAGGCGATCCCCGACACCGTCGAGCGGCGGTCCGACCTCACCGTGGAAGGCCTGTTCGGGGATCGGCATGGCGTGGCACGACAAGCAGTTACCGAGCTGCCGGTTGATGACAACGGCACGCCCGCGTTCACTGTCGCCGGGCTCGCTGGTCAGCGGTTCGGCAATGCTGAAATCGACGATTTCATAGGCAACCAACTCTTCGGCCACGGTTGCCGTCGCCACTACGGACAGAGTGACCACAACCGCAGCGGCGGTCGTCAACAGCTTCCAATCCAACAGGCGTCCTCCCCTGACTGACGCGATGCCAACATTTCAATCCCGGCTGTCGACCAGATCCTCTTCGCGATCTTGGTAGCAATCACCGGGCAGAACAACCACCAGCGACTGCATGCCTGGGTCGTTCGATGTTTTGTTGCGTCAATCGTACCGTCCTGGAACATTATATCAAGATCGAATGTGACTAAGGTCCCCAATAAGGTGTATCGCATCTTAGCTATCGGTTTGGTCTGGCTGGCCTTCGGACCCGCAGCATCCGCCTGGGCGCAGTCGGCCGTGGTCGAGCTCGTGATGTTCGAATCCGACGCCTGCCCCTTCTGCCAGCAGTGGAATGCGGAGATTGGCGGCATCTACGCCGAAACGCCGGAAGGTCGGGCGGCGCCACTGCGCCGGGTCGACCTGCATGAGAAACCGCCGGACGACCTTCGAAACATCCAGCGCAGCGTGATCTACACGCCAACCTTCGTGCTGTTGCGGCAAGGCGAGGAGATCGGTCGGATCGCCGGTTATCCCGGGGAGCATTTCTTCTGGCCGCTGCTGGACAATCTGCTGGACGAAGCCGGGGGATCGAAAAACTGACGGCGAGGTCGAACAGCCGCCGGTCGCAATAAGGATCGCAACAGAGAGGGAGAGCGAATGACCCGCATGTTTCTTGCTGCAGCCTTACTGGCCGCAGTCGCCGCAGCACCAATCGGTGCTGGGGACGCAAAGGCCGAAGACGAGGCACTGGTGACTTTCGAGGTCCTGACGCCTGAACTGGCCGGCGAGCTCGCCACCAATACGCTTTTGGCCTGCCGTGAAGAGGGCTTTCAGGTCGGCGTGGCGGTGGTGGACCGCTTCGGCGTTCTACAAGCCTTCCTGCGCGACCGCTTCGCCGGCCCACACACGCCGGACACGGCTACCCGCAAGGCTTGGACGACGGTCAGTTTCCGCGAGGACACCCTGGATTTGGTGGAGGCCACCGCCAGCGGTCCGCAGAGCGGCGCCCGCGACATCACCAACGCGCTGATGCTGGGCGGCGGCGTACAGATCCTGGTTCAGGGCAGGATGGTCGGTGCCGTCGGCGTCTCAGGTGCCCCGGGTGGGGCGGAAGATCATGCTTGTGCCGTGGCCGGGATCGCGTCGATCGAGAGCCAACTGCCCTTCTGAACCAAAGCCAACTGAAGGTTTCGGCGACGGACGAGAAGGTGCTCGGCAACCGCTTCTCGTCCGTCGCTAAGACTTGCGGACAGCCTCAGGATCGTCTTCCGCCGCTTGGCCGGCGTGCAGACGGTCAAGGGCCTCGTCGTCGAAACGGAAGTCGTAGGCGCAAAACTCGCAGGTCATGACGATCTCGCCTTCAACCTTGTATTCGTCGATGGCATCGCGGCCCAGGGAGCGCAGGATGTTCTCCACCTTGCTCAGCGAGCAACGGCAACCGACCGAGAGCGGGCGCGGACGAAAGACCCGAACGCCGTCTTCGTGGAACAGGCGATAGAGCAGCGTATTGGGCGGCAGCGCGGGGTCGAGCAGTTCCGCGCGGGTGCAACTCGCGGTCAAGATCAGGGCGCGATTCCAGTCCTCGCCGGAAATCTCCGGCAGGCCGTCATTCCCGGCCCGCGAGCCGCCGGTCTCGGGCACTCGTTCGATCAGAAGCGCGCTCGCCCGCCAGCCTGCCCCACCGAGCCGAGAGTCCGGCGGAGCGGCTGCCAGAAGAATCCCGGCGTTGATCTGCTGCGACTGACGAAAGTAGTGCAGCAGGCAGTCGGCGAGGCTCGGTCCCGAAAGCTCGACAAGCCCTTGATATCTCTGGGTATGCGGACCTTGGTCGACGGTAAAGGCCATATGGCCTTTACCCAGCCAGCGTCGTACATCCAGCGGCTCTTCCGCGTCGGCCACCGGCCCGAACTCTTCCTCCTGCCGCGCCACAGCCTCCGGGTCGAAACCGGCGTAGCCGCGCAGTTCGCCCGCACTGGTCATATCCGCCACCATCGTGCGGACCGGCCCCTCGCCCTTGAGCTGCAGAGTGAAGACGCCGTCGTACTTCAAGGTCGAAGCCAGCACGCCGGTCAGGGCCAGAAGTTCCGCCAGAAGCCGCGCGACCGGGCGCGGGTAGCCCGGGCGCGTCAGGATTGTGTCGACCGGAGCCCCCAGGCGCAGCAGACGCCCACGCACTCCGGATTGCTCGATAACGAAGGGCTGGACAAGGTCATCGACCGGGCCAGCCGGCCCGGCGGGATTGGGCACTAGGATTCCAGGCACCAGAGCAGAATACCCTT is from Algihabitans albus and encodes:
- the soxA gene encoding sulfur oxidation c-type cytochrome SoxA; its protein translation is MIFRSFGRAFALGGLAGLTAVSAFVGEASAQDSGIPYRDGSYNSVPPPEGSPLSELISGYYFRTPETRELQDDEFMNPAFIWTEQAEDLWSTADGQAGKACADCHTDATETMQGVGATYPKYHEASGKLINLEQRINLCRTENMQAEPWKWESDELLGMTAYVRHQSLGMPVDVSIEGEAAPFFEKGKEFYYERRGQLDMACSTCHETNYGMYIRADLLSQGHSNGFPTYRLKWQKIGSLHRRFRGCNRQVRSVPFANGSDEYVNLELYLAWRGMGLPVEAPSVRQ
- the soxZ gene encoding thiosulfate oxidation carrier complex protein SoxZ, giving the protein MAKKPKPRVKAPKSASAGEVMEIKTLISHEMESGQRKDRATGELIPRQIINKFECKYNGEIVFSVDLHPAISANPYVAFYVTAEESGELEFIWHDDNGEIYTHSQELAVT
- the soxY gene encoding thiosulfate oxidation carrier protein SoxY, which gives rise to MSKQMTAAGITRRHFIVTVGAGSAAAAALIAAGPAKADLAMVEESLSKLIGDATAEDGAEIIRLDLPQIAENGNTVPLGVSIDSPMTPDSYVRHLHVFADGNPRPDVVSFHFSPKSGLAEASTRMRLAQTQNIVAVAEMSDGKVYRTQAEVKVTIGGCGG
- the soxX gene encoding sulfur oxidation c-type cytochrome SoxX; the protein is MDWKLLTTAAAVVVTLSVVATATVAEELVAYEIVDFSIAEPLTSEPGDSERGRAVVINRQLGNCLSCHAMPIPEQAFHGEVGPPLDGVGDRLDEGQLRMQVVNSHELNPYSMMPAFYDVGEKHRVSEQFEGKPILTAQQVEDVVAYLKTLKE
- a CDS encoding thioredoxin domain-containing protein gives rise to the protein MYRILAIGLVWLAFGPAASAWAQSAVVELVMFESDACPFCQQWNAEIGGIYAETPEGRAAPLRRVDLHEKPPDDLRNIQRSVIYTPTFVLLRQGEEIGRIAGYPGEHFFWPLLDNLLDEAGGSKN
- a CDS encoding GlcG/HbpS family heme-binding protein, which produces MTRMFLAAALLAAVAAAPIGAGDAKAEDEALVTFEVLTPELAGELATNTLLACREEGFQVGVAVVDRFGVLQAFLRDRFAGPHTPDTATRKAWTTVSFREDTLDLVEATASGPQSGARDITNALMLGGGVQILVQGRMVGAVGVSGAPGGAEDHACAVAGIASIESQLPF
- the hslO gene encoding Hsp33 family molecular chaperone HslO, which codes for MPGILVPNPAGPAGPVDDLVQPFVIEQSGVRGRLLRLGAPVDTILTRPGYPRPVARLLAELLALTGVLASTLKYDGVFTLQLKGEGPVRTMVADMTSAGELRGYAGFDPEAVARQEEEFGPVADAEEPLDVRRWLGKGHMAFTVDQGPHTQRYQGLVELSGPSLADCLLHYFRQSQQINAGILLAAAPPDSRLGGAGWRASALLIERVPETGGSRAGNDGLPEISGEDWNRALILTASCTRAELLDPALPPNTLLYRLFHEDGVRVFRPRPLSVGCRCSLSKVENILRSLGRDAIDEYKVEGEIVMTCEFCAYDFRFDDEALDRLHAGQAAEDDPEAVRKS